One Mycobacterium sp. SMC-4 DNA window includes the following coding sequences:
- the lepA gene encoding translation elongation factor 4 codes for MPISSFADKTFTAPAQIRNFCIIAHIDHGKSTLADRMLGITGVVADRDMRAQYLDRMDIERERGITIKAQNVRLPWQVNGEDFVLHLIDTPGHVDFTYEVSRALEACEGAVLLVDAAQGIEAQTLANLYLALDRDLTIIPVLNKIDLPAADPDRYAGEIAHIIGCEPADVLRVSGKTGAGVSELLDEVVRLIPPPVGEADAPARAMIFDSVYDIYRGVVTYVRVVDGKLNPREKIKMMSTGATHELLEVGIVSPEPKPSDGLGVGEVGYLITGVKDVRQSKVGDTVTTARHGATEPLTGYREPKPMVYSGLYPVDGSDYPVLRDALDKLQLNDAALTYEPETSVALGFGFRCGFLGLLHMEITRERLEREFDLDLISTSPNVVYRVVKDDETELIVTNPSDWPEGKVRSVFEPVVKTTIIAPSEFIGTIMELCQSRRGELGGMDYLSPERVELRYTMPLGEIIFDFFDSLKSRTRGYASLDYEEAGEQEAALVKVDILLQGEAVDAFSAIVHKDSAAAYGNKMTTKLKELIPRQQFEVPVQAAIGSKIIARENIRAIRKDVLSKCYGGDITRKRKLLEKQKEGKKRMKTIGRVDVPQEAFVAALSTESAADKPKK; via the coding sequence ATTCCCATCAGCAGCTTCGCCGACAAGACGTTCACTGCGCCGGCGCAGATTCGGAACTTCTGCATCATCGCCCACATCGATCACGGCAAGTCGACGCTGGCCGACCGCATGCTGGGAATCACCGGGGTCGTCGCCGATCGCGACATGCGCGCCCAGTACCTGGACCGGATGGACATCGAACGTGAGCGCGGGATCACGATCAAGGCTCAGAACGTGCGGCTGCCGTGGCAGGTCAACGGCGAGGATTTCGTCCTGCACCTGATCGACACGCCGGGCCATGTTGATTTCACCTACGAGGTGTCCCGTGCGCTGGAAGCCTGCGAAGGTGCGGTGCTGCTTGTCGATGCTGCGCAGGGCATCGAGGCGCAGACCCTGGCCAACCTGTATTTGGCGCTGGATCGGGACCTGACGATCATCCCCGTCCTCAACAAGATCGATCTGCCCGCCGCCGACCCGGACCGCTACGCCGGCGAGATCGCCCACATCATCGGGTGTGAGCCCGCAGATGTGTTGCGGGTGTCCGGCAAGACCGGTGCCGGGGTGTCCGAACTGCTCGACGAGGTGGTGCGGCTGATCCCGCCGCCGGTCGGGGAGGCCGACGCGCCCGCCCGGGCCATGATCTTCGACTCGGTCTACGACATCTACCGCGGCGTGGTCACCTACGTCCGCGTCGTGGACGGCAAACTGAACCCGCGCGAGAAGATCAAGATGATGTCCACCGGCGCCACCCACGAGCTGCTCGAGGTCGGCATCGTCTCACCCGAGCCCAAACCCTCCGACGGGCTCGGCGTCGGCGAGGTCGGCTACCTGATCACCGGTGTGAAGGACGTTCGTCAGTCCAAGGTCGGCGACACCGTGACCACCGCGCGTCACGGCGCCACCGAACCACTCACCGGCTATCGCGAACCCAAACCGATGGTGTACTCGGGGCTGTATCCGGTGGACGGTTCGGACTATCCGGTGCTGCGCGACGCGCTGGACAAGCTTCAGCTCAATGACGCCGCGCTGACCTACGAGCCAGAGACGTCGGTGGCGCTGGGATTCGGCTTCCGATGCGGTTTCCTGGGTCTGCTGCACATGGAGATCACCCGCGAACGCCTGGAGCGCGAATTCGATCTGGACCTGATCTCCACCTCGCCGAACGTCGTGTACCGCGTCGTCAAAGACGATGAAACGGAGCTGATCGTCACCAACCCGTCGGACTGGCCGGAAGGCAAGGTACGCAGCGTCTTCGAACCTGTCGTGAAGACGACGATCATCGCGCCCAGCGAGTTCATCGGCACCATCATGGAGCTCTGCCAGTCTCGGCGTGGCGAGCTCGGCGGCATGGATTACCTGTCACCCGAACGGGTCGAGCTGCGCTACACCATGCCGCTGGGCGAGATCATCTTCGACTTCTTCGACTCACTGAAGTCGCGCACCCGAGGCTACGCCAGCCTCGACTATGAGGAGGCCGGCGAACAGGAGGCCGCGCTGGTCAAAGTCGACATCCTGCTGCAGGGTGAGGCAGTCGACGCGTTCAGCGCGATCGTGCACAAGGACTCCGCGGCCGCTTACGGCAACAAGATGACCACCAAGCTCAAAGAGCTCATCCCGCGTCAGCAGTTCGAAGTGCCGGTGCAGGCGGCCATCGGATCGAAAATCATTGCCCGCGAGAACATCCGGGCTATCCGCAAGGACGTGCTGTCCAAGTGCTACGGCGGTGACATCACCCGTAAGCGCAAGCTGCTCGAGAAGCAGAAGGAAGGCAAGAAGCGGATGAAGACCATCGGTCGGGTTGACGTCCCCCAGGAGGCGTTCGTCGCCGCGCTGTCGACCGAATCGGCGGCCGACAAGCCCAAGAAATAG
- a CDS encoding type II toxin-antitoxin system PemK/MazF family toxin → MAPSSGYFRSFQRFLLKNTENLVFNEAPKLVRQLQQSETLQRGIAQGIRLGRDVLAAGQPTAATPALPAGRPVSRTFVPTAHRARRVAYSPDLDGRADPGEVVWTWVVYEDDPSQGKDRPVLVVGRDRQILLGLMLSSREHHGDDPNWVGIGTGSWDHEGRPSWVRLDRVLDVPEEGIRREGAILAREVFDVVAARLRADYSWS, encoded by the coding sequence ATGGCGCCATCATCGGGCTACTTCAGGTCGTTCCAGCGCTTCCTGCTCAAGAACACCGAGAACCTCGTGTTCAACGAGGCCCCCAAACTGGTCCGTCAGCTGCAGCAGTCCGAAACGCTGCAGCGAGGCATCGCCCAGGGCATCCGTCTCGGCCGCGACGTCCTGGCCGCCGGCCAACCCACCGCGGCCACCCCTGCGCTGCCGGCGGGCCGGCCGGTGTCGCGCACCTTCGTCCCGACCGCCCATCGCGCTCGCCGGGTCGCGTACTCCCCCGACCTCGACGGACGCGCCGACCCGGGCGAGGTCGTCTGGACCTGGGTGGTCTACGAGGACGACCCGAGTCAGGGCAAGGACCGGCCGGTGCTCGTCGTCGGCCGTGACCGCCAGATTCTGCTGGGTCTGATGCTGTCGAGCCGAGAACACCACGGCGACGATCCGAACTGGGTCGGCATCGGCACCGGCAGCTGGGATCATGAGGGCCGACCCAGCTGGGTGCGACTGGATCGGGTGCTCGACGTCCCAGAAGAGGGCATTCGACGCGAGGGCGCGATCCTGGCCCGCGAGGTGTTCGACGTGGTTGCCGCGCGCTTGCGCGCCGACTACTCCTGGAGCTGA
- a CDS encoding GNAT family N-acetyltransferase codes for MTIDVAPARRADVKPLSRVLGTAFFDDPLMVWMIPDSARRARALPRIFAAMTRHHFLAGQAVEVARRDGDLGAAALWDPPGRWKQTRREELRMMPAFLLAMGRHSGRGQAMAELMKSQHPEEPHWYLAVIGSDPAVRGAGFGKALMESRLDRCDAEGAPAYLESTKESNIGYYLRFGFEVTGEIRMPDGGPAIWPMWRQPR; via the coding sequence ATGACGATCGATGTCGCGCCCGCCCGCCGCGCCGATGTGAAGCCGCTGTCACGGGTGCTGGGCACCGCCTTCTTCGACGACCCGCTGATGGTCTGGATGATCCCTGACAGTGCGCGTCGGGCGCGGGCGCTGCCGCGGATCTTCGCCGCGATGACCCGACACCATTTCCTGGCCGGCCAGGCGGTCGAGGTCGCCAGACGCGACGGCGATCTGGGTGCGGCGGCGCTGTGGGACCCGCCGGGTCGGTGGAAGCAGACCCGGCGCGAGGAGCTGCGGATGATGCCGGCGTTCCTGCTGGCGATGGGTCGGCACAGCGGTCGCGGTCAGGCGATGGCCGAGCTGATGAAATCCCAGCACCCCGAGGAACCGCATTGGTATCTGGCCGTCATCGGCAGCGACCCGGCGGTCCGCGGCGCAGGGTTCGGCAAAGCACTGATGGAGTCCCGGCTGGACCGCTGCGATGCCGAGGGCGCCCCCGCCTACTTGGAGTCGACCAAGGAATCCAACATCGGGTACTACCTGCGGTTCGGCTTCGAGGTGACCGGGGAGATCAGGATGCCCGACGGCGGGCCGGCGATCTGGCCGATGTGGCGACAGCCACGATGA
- a CDS encoding CBS domain-containing protein, translated as MRIADVLRSKGHTVATITPETSVAGLLTELSVHNIGAMVVVSPDGVLGIVSERDVVRKLHEVGAELLRRPVSEIMTALVATCSPDDPVDNLAALMTTNRVRHVPVMVSDRLAGIVSIGDVVKTRMEELEHEHQQLQAYITQG; from the coding sequence ATGCGGATCGCCGATGTGCTGCGCAGCAAGGGTCACACGGTCGCGACCATCACCCCGGAGACCTCGGTCGCCGGCCTGCTCACCGAGCTGAGCGTGCACAACATCGGTGCCATGGTCGTGGTGTCACCCGACGGCGTGCTTGGCATCGTGTCCGAGCGCGACGTGGTGCGCAAGCTCCATGAGGTCGGCGCTGAGCTGCTGCGCCGGCCGGTGTCGGAGATCATGACCGCGCTGGTGGCGACGTGTTCACCGGACGATCCGGTGGACAATTTGGCCGCGCTGATGACCACCAACCGTGTTCGTCACGTCCCGGTGATGGTCAGTGACCGGCTTGCCGGCATCGTCAGCATCGGCGATGTGGTCAAAACCCGAATGGAAGAGCTCGAACACGAACACCAGCAGCTGCAGGCCTACATCACCCAGGGCTGA
- a CDS encoding ribonuclease Z, which yields MIEVTLLGTGSPIPDARRAGPSTLVRAGEQIFLVDCGRGVLQRAAAVGVGANNLSALLITHLHSDHITDLADVLITRWVSNFDPNLPPLPIIGPPGIAEVVQSTLAAMRFDIGYRIAHHDDLTAPPQVEIEEVSDGVVWGRDGVQIRVGPTDHRPVTPTIGFRIEHGGASVVLAGDTVPCPTLDELAAGAGALVHTVVREDLIEALPMQRFRDICGYHSSVEQAASTAARAGVGILILTHYVPSIQPGQEEDWRALAATVFERQIEIGDDLHCVQVHPGVGARPAA from the coding sequence ATGATCGAAGTGACCCTCCTCGGAACCGGCAGCCCGATCCCCGACGCGCGCCGGGCCGGACCGTCCACTCTCGTGCGCGCCGGCGAGCAGATCTTCCTGGTGGATTGCGGGCGCGGGGTCTTGCAGCGGGCCGCGGCGGTCGGTGTGGGCGCCAACAATCTCAGCGCCTTGCTGATCACCCACCTGCACAGCGACCACATCACCGATCTGGCCGACGTGCTGATCACCCGCTGGGTGTCGAACTTCGATCCGAATCTGCCGCCACTGCCGATCATCGGCCCGCCGGGAATCGCCGAGGTCGTCCAGAGCACGCTGGCGGCGATGCGCTTCGACATCGGGTACCGCATTGCCCACCACGACGACCTGACGGCGCCCCCGCAGGTCGAGATCGAAGAGGTCTCCGACGGAGTGGTGTGGGGTCGCGACGGAGTGCAGATCCGGGTGGGACCCACCGATCACCGCCCGGTGACCCCGACGATCGGGTTCCGCATCGAACACGGCGGTGCATCGGTGGTGCTCGCCGGTGACACCGTGCCGTGCCCGACGCTGGACGAACTGGCCGCCGGCGCGGGTGCGCTCGTACACACAGTGGTCCGGGAGGACCTGATCGAAGCGCTACCGATGCAACGTTTCCGCGACATCTGCGGTTATCACTCGTCGGTGGAGCAGGCCGCCAGCACCGCAGCCCGCGCCGGTGTCGGCATCCTGATCCTCACGCACTACGTGCCCTCGATACAGCCCGGCCAAGAGGAGGACTGGCGCGCGTTGGCGGCGACGGTGTTCGAGCGCCAGATCGAGATCGGCGACGACCTGCACTGCGTGCAGGTCCACCCGGGGGTAGGCGCTAGGCCAGCCGCGTGA
- a CDS encoding transglutaminase family protein, with protein sequence MWRMRVVHSTGYAYKSPVTASFNEARLTPRSDSRQNVILNRVETVPATRSYRYVDYWGTAVTAFDLHAPHTELEVTASSVVETDKTEEPKAKVTWSDLATEAAVDRFDEVLAPTHYVPASKRIQRVGRRIAKYHEPVEAVIEAARWVQAELEYVPGTTGVHTSGVEALREGKGVCQDFAHLTLMLLRGMGIPSRYVSGYLHPSRDAELGETVDGQSHAWIQAWTGEWWHYDPTNDAEINEQYISVGVGRDYADVTPLKGIYSGEGSTDLDVIVEVTRLA encoded by the coding sequence ATGTGGCGAATGCGGGTGGTGCACTCGACGGGTTACGCCTACAAGTCGCCGGTCACCGCGTCGTTCAACGAAGCCCGGTTGACGCCCCGATCGGACTCTCGGCAGAACGTCATCCTCAACCGGGTCGAGACGGTGCCGGCGACCCGGTCCTACCGCTACGTCGACTACTGGGGCACCGCGGTGACCGCCTTCGATCTGCACGCTCCGCACACCGAACTCGAGGTCACTGCGTCCTCAGTGGTCGAAACCGACAAAACCGAGGAACCCAAAGCCAAGGTCACCTGGTCTGACCTGGCCACCGAAGCGGCGGTGGACAGGTTCGATGAGGTGCTCGCCCCGACGCACTATGTGCCGGCGAGCAAACGCATCCAACGGGTGGGCCGGCGCATCGCCAAGTACCACGAACCGGTCGAGGCGGTCATCGAGGCGGCGCGCTGGGTGCAGGCCGAACTGGAGTATGTGCCGGGCACCACCGGTGTGCACACCTCGGGAGTCGAGGCGCTGCGGGAGGGTAAGGGAGTGTGTCAGGACTTCGCCCATCTGACGCTGATGTTGTTGCGCGGCATGGGTATTCCGTCGCGCTACGTCTCCGGGTACCTGCACCCAAGCCGCGATGCCGAGCTCGGTGAGACGGTCGACGGCCAGAGCCATGCCTGGATCCAGGCCTGGACGGGCGAGTGGTGGCACTACGACCCGACCAACGACGCCGAGATCAACGAGCAGTACATCAGTGTCGGCGTGGGACGCGACTATGCCGATGTCACACCGCTCAAAGGCATCTACTCCGGGGAGGGATCCACCGATCTCGACGTCATCGTGGAGGTCACGCGGCTGGCCTAG
- a CDS encoding alpha-E domain-containing protein — translation MLARNAESLYWIGRYVERADDTARILDVTVHQLLEDSSVDPDWASRTLLRVLGIEPPDEALDVWSLTDIVAFSRETYGGCSIVEAISAARENARGAREVTSTEIWECLNSTYNALPERERAAKRFGPHEFLAYVEGRAAMFAGLADSTLSRDDGYRFMVLGRALERVDMTVRLLLSRVGDSGSSPTWVTLLRSAGAHDTYLRTYRGALDAGRVVEFMLLDRLFPRSIFYSLKLAEHSLDELLKRPHGRLGATAEAQRLLGRARSELEFLQPGAVVDSLETRLAGLQQTCFEVGEALAVQYFHSAPWVAWTDAGHNSLVIEEGEI, via the coding sequence ATGTTGGCCAGGAATGCCGAATCGCTGTACTGGATCGGACGTTACGTCGAGCGCGCCGATGACACCGCCAGAATCCTCGACGTCACCGTCCATCAGCTGCTCGAGGACTCCAGCGTCGATCCGGACTGGGCATCGCGCACGTTGCTGCGGGTGCTGGGCATCGAGCCGCCCGACGAAGCGCTCGACGTGTGGTCGTTGACCGACATCGTCGCGTTCAGCCGCGAGACCTACGGTGGCTGCTCGATCGTCGAGGCTATTTCCGCTGCCCGCGAGAATGCCCGGGGTGCAAGGGAAGTCACCTCCACTGAGATCTGGGAGTGCCTGAACAGCACCTACAACGCGCTACCCGAACGGGAACGCGCGGCCAAGCGCTTCGGGCCGCACGAGTTCTTGGCTTACGTCGAGGGCCGTGCCGCGATGTTCGCCGGGTTGGCCGACTCCACCCTGTCTCGTGACGACGGCTACCGCTTCATGGTGCTCGGGCGGGCGCTGGAACGGGTGGACATGACGGTGCGTCTGCTGCTGTCGCGGGTCGGGGACAGCGGGTCCTCACCGACCTGGGTGACGCTGTTGCGCTCCGCCGGCGCCCATGACACCTACCTGCGCACCTACCGTGGCGCGCTCGACGCCGGCCGAGTCGTGGAGTTCATGCTGCTGGATCGCTTGTTCCCACGCTCGATCTTCTACTCGCTCAAGCTCGCCGAACACAGCCTCGACGAACTGCTCAAGCGCCCGCACGGACGCCTCGGCGCCACCGCCGAAGCCCAGCGGCTGCTCGGCCGGGCCCGAAGTGAGCTGGAGTTCCTGCAACCCGGTGCGGTCGTCGATTCCCTCGAGACCCGGCTGGCAGGCTTGCAGCAGACCTGCTTTGAGGTCGGAGAAGCATTGGCGGTGCAGTATTTTCACTCCGCGCCGTGGGTGGCCTGGACCGATGCAGGACACAACTCGCTGGTTATCGAAGAAGGGGAGATCTGA
- a CDS encoding circularly permuted type 2 ATP-grasp protein, with amino-acid sequence MFDAQRNVRGPYKGIHKELAPSDASELAARAEALGRAFTDQGITFSLSGQERPFPLDLVPRVISAAEWTRLERGIRQRVQALEMYLDDIYGEQEILRDGIIPRRLVTSCEHFHREAVGIVPPNGVRIHVAGIDLIRDEQGNFRVLEDNLRSPSGVSYVMENRRTMARVFPNLFATHRVRAVGDYSAHLLRALRNAAANNVADPTVVVLTPGVYNSAYFEHSLLARQMGVELVEGRDLFCRDNTVYMRTTEGERQVDVIYRRIDDDFLDPMQFKPDSVLGVAGVLNAARAGNVVISSAVGNGVGDDKLVYTYVPTIIEYYLGEKPLLANVDTFRCWLDDEREEVLDRVGELVIKPVEGSGGYGIVFGPDASDKELATITKKIIADPRGWIAQPVMQLSTVPTQIGDQLAPRHVDLRPFAVNDGDEVWVLPGGLTRVALPEGSLVVNSSQGGGSKDTWVLASRTSAADRELGAAEVVRSLPKAAASKVRSDGGPDNSQQQQQQQ; translated from the coding sequence ATGTTCGACGCCCAACGCAACGTGCGCGGCCCCTACAAGGGCATCCATAAAGAACTTGCCCCGTCGGACGCGTCCGAGCTGGCCGCCCGCGCCGAGGCGCTGGGCCGGGCGTTCACCGACCAGGGAATCACGTTCTCGCTGTCGGGTCAGGAACGGCCCTTCCCGCTCGACCTGGTGCCCCGCGTCATCTCCGCAGCGGAGTGGACCCGGCTGGAACGCGGCATCCGTCAGCGGGTGCAGGCACTGGAGATGTACCTCGACGACATCTACGGCGAGCAGGAGATTTTGCGTGACGGCATCATCCCGCGCCGGCTGGTCACCTCGTGCGAACACTTCCACCGGGAGGCGGTCGGCATCGTTCCGCCCAACGGAGTGCGTATCCACGTCGCCGGTATCGACCTGATCCGCGACGAGCAGGGCAACTTCCGCGTCCTGGAGGACAACCTGCGCTCGCCGTCAGGGGTCTCCTACGTCATGGAGAACCGACGCACGATGGCGCGGGTTTTTCCGAATCTGTTCGCCACCCACCGGGTGCGGGCCGTCGGTGACTATTCGGCGCACCTGCTGCGTGCGCTGCGCAATGCCGCGGCCAACAACGTCGCCGACCCGACCGTGGTGGTGTTGACACCGGGGGTGTACAACTCCGCGTATTTCGAGCATTCGCTGCTGGCCCGGCAGATGGGTGTGGAGCTGGTGGAGGGCCGCGACCTGTTCTGCCGGGACAACACCGTCTACATGCGCACCACCGAGGGTGAGCGCCAGGTCGACGTGATCTACCGGCGGATCGACGACGACTTCCTGGATCCGATGCAGTTCAAGCCAGACTCGGTGCTCGGCGTCGCGGGCGTCCTCAACGCGGCCCGCGCAGGCAATGTGGTGATCTCCAGCGCGGTCGGCAACGGTGTCGGCGACGACAAGCTCGTCTACACCTACGTTCCGACGATCATCGAGTACTACCTGGGGGAAAAGCCCCTGTTGGCCAATGTGGACACCTTCCGCTGCTGGCTCGACGACGAGCGCGAGGAAGTCCTCGACCGGGTCGGGGAACTGGTCATCAAACCGGTGGAGGGTTCGGGCGGCTACGGCATCGTGTTCGGCCCCGACGCTTCGGACAAGGAACTGGCCACGATCACCAAGAAGATCATCGCCGACCCGCGAGGTTGGATCGCCCAGCCGGTGATGCAGTTGTCGACCGTGCCGACCCAGATCGGCGACCAACTGGCGCCCCGGCACGTCGACCTGCGCCCGTTCGCGGTCAACGACGGAGACGAGGTGTGGGTGCTGCCCGGCGGTCTGACCCGGGTGGCGCTGCCCGAAGGTTCGCTGGTGGTCAACTCCAGTCAGGGGGGAGGGTCCAAAGACACCTGGGTGCTGGCGTCGCGCACGTCGGCGGCTGACCGCGAGCTGGGTGCGGCAGAGGTGGTGCGTTCGCTGCCCAAAGCTGCCGCCAGCAAGGTCCGGTCCGACGGCGGGCCGGACAACAGCCAGCAGCAACAGCAGCAGCAATAG
- the rpsT gene encoding 30S ribosomal protein S20 codes for MANIKSQEKRNRTNERRRLRNKSVKSSLHTAVRGFREAVEAGDKDKAGELYAATSRKLDQAASKGVIHKNQAANRKSALARALNKI; via the coding sequence GTGGCCAACATCAAGTCGCAGGAGAAGCGGAACCGCACCAACGAGCGCCGCAGACTGCGCAACAAGTCGGTGAAGTCGTCGCTTCACACGGCGGTCCGTGGGTTCCGCGAAGCGGTCGAGGCCGGCGACAAGGACAAGGCCGGCGAGTTGTACGCCGCCACCAGCCGCAAGCTCGACCAGGCGGCCAGTAAGGGCGTCATCCACAAGAACCAGGCCGCCAACCGCAAGTCGGCACTGGCCAGGGCGCTCAACAAGATCTGA
- the holA gene encoding DNA polymerase III subunit delta: MHLVLGDEELLVERAVGAILRQARTVAGTADVPVDRLRAGEVSVSELAELLSPSLFADERVVVLESAAEAGKDAVALIENAAADLPEGTVLVVVHSGGGRAKALADKLQKLGAQVHPCARITKPGERADFVRREFKALRIKADDSTVTAVLDAVGSDIRELAAACSQLVADTGGHVDAAAVRRYHSGKAEVKGFDIADKAVVGDVAGAAEALRWAMMAGEPHVVLADALAEAVHTIARVGPMSGNHFQVASELGMPPWRVQKSQKQARRWSRDSVAEAMRLVAALNADVKGAAADADYALEKAVRKVASLVSD; encoded by the coding sequence CTGCACCTGGTTCTCGGTGATGAGGAACTGTTGGTCGAACGTGCCGTCGGCGCGATCCTGCGGCAGGCGCGCACCGTCGCCGGCACCGCCGATGTCCCGGTCGACCGGCTGCGCGCCGGTGAAGTCAGCGTTAGCGAGCTCGCCGAGCTACTCAGTCCTTCGCTGTTCGCCGACGAGCGCGTGGTGGTGCTGGAGTCGGCCGCCGAAGCCGGCAAGGACGCCGTCGCCCTCATCGAGAACGCCGCCGCCGACCTGCCCGAGGGCACCGTACTGGTGGTGGTGCACTCCGGCGGCGGCCGAGCCAAAGCACTGGCCGACAAGCTTCAGAAGCTCGGCGCGCAGGTTCACCCGTGCGCGCGCATCACCAAACCCGGCGAGCGCGCCGATTTCGTCCGTCGGGAGTTCAAGGCGTTGCGCATCAAGGCTGACGACAGCACCGTCACCGCCGTGCTCGACGCGGTCGGGTCCGACATCCGCGAGTTGGCCGCTGCCTGCTCTCAGCTGGTCGCCGACACCGGCGGACACGTCGACGCCGCAGCCGTGCGCCGCTATCACTCCGGAAAAGCCGAGGTCAAGGGATTCGACATCGCGGACAAAGCGGTGGTGGGAGATGTGGCGGGGGCCGCCGAGGCGCTGCGCTGGGCGATGATGGCCGGCGAACCGCATGTGGTGCTGGCCGACGCGCTGGCCGAGGCCGTGCACACCATCGCCCGCGTGGGTCCGATGTCCGGCAACCACTTCCAGGTCGCCAGCGAGCTGGGCATGCCGCCGTGGCGGGTGCAGAAGTCGCAAAAGCAGGCCCGGCGCTGGTCGCGGGACTCGGTAGCGGAGGCGATGCGGCTGGTAGCCGCGTTGAATGCCGATGTCAAAGGCGCCGCAGCCGATGCCGACTACGCCTTGGAGAAGGCCGTGCGAAAGGTCGCGTCGCTGGTCAGCGACTGA
- a CDS encoding ComEC/Rec2 family competence protein — MDLRLVPAALTSWIVTAAGITWAGTGAWGAVAAAPAATAVTGWWAVRHRTPPDRGRWLSSVVAVAVVGGGFAIAVTLRDDAARHHPIAADTGSSVSVVVAPSETPRVLTGGRTMFRGVLHRLDGVPSSGRVLVFASGADYGHLQPGQPAAFRAVVSAPKRRDLTVAVLAAKGRPAPGDAAPVMQVAHAVRTAFTDSARSVLPADQAAMLPALVLGDTSTVSAATTAQFRAAGLTHLTAVSGANVTIVCGAVLLSAAVLGPRAAVGLAAVSLLGFVIVVQPSASVLRAAVMGAITLLAVLSHRRRQALPALAATVIVLMVGAPELAVDVGFALSASATAALVLIAPVWTRRLTDRGWPQPLAAAVSVALAAQLVTAPLVAGISGSVSLVAVLANLAAAPVIPPITVLGTAAAAMCPLWPAGAELLIRFTGPEVWWLLAVARWSSALPAASVPVPSGVAGVVCVATTAAIAAAGWHWVVSGRRDNIMA; from the coding sequence GTGGATCTGCGCCTGGTCCCGGCTGCACTGACCAGCTGGATAGTCACCGCTGCGGGCATCACGTGGGCGGGTACGGGGGCCTGGGGCGCGGTGGCCGCAGCTCCCGCCGCGACGGCCGTGACGGGCTGGTGGGCGGTGCGGCACCGAACGCCGCCAGATCGAGGGCGCTGGCTGAGCAGCGTGGTCGCCGTGGCGGTCGTCGGCGGCGGATTCGCGATCGCGGTGACGCTGCGCGACGACGCGGCACGGCACCACCCGATCGCCGCCGACACCGGCTCGTCGGTGTCGGTGGTTGTCGCCCCGTCGGAGACACCGCGCGTGCTCACCGGGGGCCGCACCATGTTCCGCGGTGTGCTGCACCGACTCGACGGCGTGCCGTCGTCGGGGCGGGTGCTGGTATTTGCCTCCGGTGCTGACTACGGGCACCTGCAGCCGGGACAGCCCGCCGCGTTCCGGGCGGTGGTGAGCGCACCCAAACGGCGCGACCTGACCGTGGCGGTGCTGGCGGCCAAGGGCCGGCCGGCGCCGGGCGATGCGGCCCCGGTGATGCAGGTCGCGCACGCGGTGCGCACCGCCTTCACCGACTCCGCGCGTTCGGTGCTGCCGGCCGACCAGGCCGCGATGTTGCCCGCACTGGTGCTCGGTGACACCTCCACGGTGTCGGCTGCGACCACCGCGCAGTTTCGGGCCGCCGGCCTGACCCATCTGACTGCGGTGTCAGGGGCCAACGTGACCATCGTGTGCGGCGCGGTGCTGCTCTCGGCGGCGGTGCTCGGCCCGCGCGCAGCGGTGGGTCTGGCCGCGGTCAGCCTGTTGGGCTTCGTCATCGTCGTGCAGCCCTCGGCGAGCGTGCTGCGCGCGGCGGTGATGGGCGCGATCACCCTGCTGGCGGTGCTGTCGCATCGACGGCGCCAGGCGCTGCCGGCGTTGGCTGCCACCGTGATCGTGCTGATGGTGGGCGCACCCGAACTGGCCGTCGATGTCGGCTTCGCGTTGTCGGCCTCGGCCACCGCGGCGCTGGTGCTGATCGCCCCGGTATGGACACGACGCCTGACCGACCGTGGTTGGCCGCAGCCCCTGGCCGCGGCAGTCAGCGTCGCGCTGGCCGCACAATTGGTCACCGCTCCGCTGGTGGCCGGCATCTCGGGTTCGGTCAGCCTGGTCGCTGTACTCGCCAATCTGGCTGCGGCACCGGTCATTCCGCCGATCACCGTGCTCGGCACGGCGGCTGCGGCGATGTGCCCGCTGTGGCCGGCCGGTGCCGAGCTGCTGATCCGGTTCACCGGACCTGAGGTGTGGTGGCTGCTCGCAGTGGCGCGCTGGTCTTCGGCTCTGCCCGCCGCGTCGGTGCCGGTTCCTTCGGGTGTTGCCGGGGTGGTGTGCGTCGCGACGACGGCCGCGATCGCGGCGGCGGGCTGGCATTGGGTCGTGTCGGGCCGCCGTGACAACATCATGGCGTGA